One Panicum virgatum strain AP13 chromosome 9K, P.virgatum_v5, whole genome shotgun sequence genomic region harbors:
- the LOC120649448 gene encoding probable WRKY transcription factor 39, whose protein sequence is MEVVEEANRAAVESCKKLVAFLSLSTGDGFRPMPVAAETDEVVARFSKVVAVLSDRLGHARARIGKRSPALPVGVDASCLLDRPSSLAPGHTPNGGHVVSSTPAPPPSAATTAATMRSVAPMRSQETEVAPAVLLSPCASVAPAAAKKFDTNMFLETPLLELNSCGVLPSPAMAAAQKNTSTVVTAPSPNPCTTIAAHIQFQPQPQQQQAKKQKSFQFDQTPRGEQFHIEVPVPLPRGGGGGAAKEVISFSFDNNSVCTSSAATSFFTSISSQLISMSDAATSSAATAKKACAKRGEDGSVKCHCPKKKKPREKRVVRVPAISDKNADIPADNYSWRKYGQKPIKGSPHPRGYYRCSSKKDCPARKHVERCRSDASMLIVTYENDHNHAQPLDPSVLTATAAEA, encoded by the exons AtggaggtggtggaggaagCCAACCGGGCTGCCGTGGAGAGCTGCAAGAAGCTCGTCGCCTTCCTCTCGCTGTCCACTGGCGATGGTTTCCGGCCTATGCCCGTAGCCGCGGAGACCGACGAGGTGGTCGCCCGGTTCAGCAAGGTGGTCgccgtcctgagcgacaggctCGGCCATGCCAGAGCAAGGATCGGCAAGAGAAGTCCGGCGCTTCCCGTCGGCGTCGATGCAAGCTGCCTCTTGGATCGTCCGTCGTCGTTGGCACCGGGCCACACTCCCAACGGCGGGCACGTTGTCAGTAGTACtccggcaccgccgccgtcggcggcgaCAACTGCAGCGACGATGCGAAGCGTTGCGCCGATGAGAAGCCAAGAAAcggaggtggcgccggcggtCCTGCTATCGCCTTGTGCCAGCGTGGCACCGGCTGCGGCCAAGAAGTTCGACACGAACATGTTCCTCGAGACGCCACTCCTGGAGCTGAACTCTTGCGGCGTGCTTCCCTctccggccatggcggcggcgcagaagaaCACATCGACAGTTGTTACTGCCCCCTCGCCCAATCCTTgcaccaccatcgccgctcATATCCAGttccagccgcagccgcagcagcagcaggcgaagAAGCAGAAGAGCTTCCAGTTCGACCAGACGCCGAGAGGGGAGCAGTTCCACATCGAGGTGCCGGTGCCGCTtccccggggcggcggcggcggcgctgccaagGAGGTGATCAGCTTCAGCTTCgacaacaactcggtgtgcacCTCCTCGGCTGCGACTTCCTTCTTCACCTCCATCAGCAGCCAGCTGATCAGCATGTCCGACGCCGcgacgagctccgccgccacggccaaGAAGGCGTGCGCCAAGAGAGGGGAGGACGGCAGCGTCAAGTGCCACTGCCCAAAGAAAAA GAAGCCGAGGGAGAAGAGGGTGGTGAGGGTGCCGGCGATCAGCGACAAGAACGCCGATATACCGGCGGATAACTACTCATGGAGGAAGTATGGGCAGAAACCGATCAAAGGCTCTCCTCACCCAAG GGGGTACTACCGGTGCAGCAGCAAGAAGGACTGCCCGGCGAGGAAGCACGTGGAGCGGTGCCGCAGCGACGCCAGCATGCTGATCGTCACCTACGAGAACGACCACAACCACGCGCAGCCGCTCGACCCCTCGGTGCTTACCGCGACCGCGGCAGAGGCCTAA